The Vicinamibacterales bacterium genome has a window encoding:
- a CDS encoding alkaline phosphatase family protein — MKKAVLAILLLLTFPITGRLGAQPAQSARPKLVVFIVVDQMRADYPVRYADLLEHGLKRLTTRGAWFRNAAYPYQGTITCPGHATIGTGTFPYRHGMVANAWYDRATERAVTCTADPDSLEVSYAPTSSGPGDSAKWMMAPTLAEVMRGQLKSRVATMSMKARSAIGLAGHSGDFVTWFGDRGAWETSNAFSDAPVKWFADFLKANPVTRDADKAWERALPPERYQYQDDIELERGSGGWTAAFPHAMGQASDAVYTLHWTQSPFADAYLGDMARAAIDEMDLGTEDRTDFLGVSFSMVDAIGHAFGPRSHEVQDTLVRLDATIGKLLDHLDKTVGPDNYVVAFGADHGVADFPEQVQGAGRTSMAGVRGAVETALKPLLGGEGPYIAATSGGEIYFKPGIYDRVKGSADAMKAVVRAVSALPGIERVLWSDEAAAAAARTSKDRILRAVALSHYPGRSGDLLVQPKENWLFTAAGTTHGTLYPYDQRVPVLLYGAGIQPGTRNESATPADLAVTIASMVGVQLPSPDGRVLTSALKKR, encoded by the coding sequence ATGAAGAAAGCCGTGCTCGCGATTCTGCTTCTGCTCACCTTTCCGATCACCGGCCGGCTCGGCGCACAACCGGCGCAGAGCGCCCGGCCGAAGCTGGTGGTGTTCATCGTCGTGGACCAGATGCGCGCCGACTACCCGGTGCGCTACGCCGACCTGCTCGAGCACGGCCTCAAGCGCTTGACGACGCGCGGCGCGTGGTTCCGCAACGCCGCGTACCCGTACCAGGGGACGATCACCTGCCCCGGCCACGCGACGATCGGCACGGGGACGTTCCCCTACCGGCACGGGATGGTCGCCAACGCGTGGTACGACCGCGCCACCGAGCGGGCCGTCACCTGCACGGCGGATCCCGACTCGCTCGAAGTGAGCTACGCTCCCACGTCCTCGGGCCCCGGCGACAGCGCCAAATGGATGATGGCCCCGACCCTCGCCGAAGTCATGCGCGGACAGCTCAAGTCGCGCGTCGCGACGATGTCGATGAAGGCGCGGTCGGCGATCGGGCTGGCCGGGCACTCGGGCGATTTCGTCACCTGGTTCGGCGATCGCGGCGCGTGGGAGACGTCGAACGCGTTCAGCGACGCCCCGGTGAAGTGGTTTGCCGATTTCCTCAAGGCGAACCCGGTGACGCGCGACGCCGACAAGGCGTGGGAGCGCGCGCTGCCTCCCGAGCGCTATCAATACCAGGACGACATCGAACTGGAGCGCGGCTCGGGAGGATGGACCGCCGCCTTCCCGCATGCCATGGGGCAGGCCAGCGACGCGGTGTACACGCTGCACTGGACGCAGTCGCCGTTCGCCGACGCCTACCTGGGTGACATGGCGCGGGCTGCCATCGACGAGATGGATCTCGGCACCGAGGATCGCACCGATTTCCTCGGCGTCAGCTTCTCGATGGTGGATGCGATCGGCCATGCGTTCGGCCCGCGCAGCCACGAGGTGCAGGACACGCTGGTGCGGCTCGACGCCACGATCGGCAAGCTGCTGGATCACCTCGACAAGACCGTCGGGCCGGACAACTACGTGGTCGCCTTCGGCGCCGACCATGGCGTGGCGGACTTCCCCGAGCAGGTCCAGGGGGCGGGACGGACGTCGATGGCGGGCGTGCGCGGTGCGGTCGAGACCGCGCTCAAGCCGCTGCTCGGCGGCGAAGGGCCCTATATCGCGGCGACGAGCGGCGGCGAGATCTACTTCAAGCCCGGAATCTACGATCGCGTCAAGGGAAGCGCGGACGCGATGAAGGCCGTGGTGCGCGCCGTCTCGGCGCTGCCGGGCATCGAGCGCGTGCTCTGGAGTGATGAGGCAGCGGCCGCCGCCGCCCGGACGTCGAAGGATCGCATCCTGCGGGCGGTCGCGCTGAGCCACTACCCCGGACGCAGCGGCGACCTCCTGGTGCAGCCGAAGGAGAACTGGCTGTTCACCGCGGCGGGGACGACGCACGGGACGCTGTATCCGTACGATCAGCGCGTGCCGGTGCTGCTCTACGGCGCCGGCATCCAGCCCGGCACACGGAACGAGAGCGCCACGCCGGCGGATCTCGCCGTGACGATTGCGTCGATGGTCGGCGTGCAACTGCCGTCGCCGGACGGCCGCGTCCTCACCTCGGCGTTGAAGAAGCGCTGA
- a CDS encoding M4 family metallopeptidase: MTRSRKASIAAGMAATLAALIVPAPSAQGPRAPGRAATFAAGSLQDLRQWDPIAESMLRSGELRVRQVREDTQLPGRRVERADQYYRGVRVFGADISRQLDHQGVVLSMFGHIYGGIDISSNPAITPEAVKATVTELAGLEQAGDNEPELVVLPIDDGDTFRLAWRMRGVTDRVDIVQYFLDAQSGALLRQYSDRQTQSVVGRGTGVLGDSKKISVSGASGNFTARDLLRPPLVETDDMKGDPTRTLNYLDGRLAQNATDVAADADNTWTDGAVTDAHVYAGYTYDYYFKRFGRRGLDNNNIRIRSLVNPVRRTAQDVSQYFNLFPDFFVNAFYAGGGVMVYGVGLPQGFTLGGQTWNHFSGALDIVAHEITHGVTDFTSDLIYRNESGALNEAFSDIIGTSVEFFFQPAGSGDLRADYLCGEDIARPGGLRSMENPQLHGDPDHYSRRFLGTQDNGGVHINSGIANHAFYLAVEGGTNRTSGLGVQGVGAANREQIERVFYRAFTQMLPANATFSLARAATIQAARDLFGANSNAERAVTQAWTAVGVN, from the coding sequence ATGACGCGATCGCGCAAGGCTTCAATCGCCGCCGGCATGGCGGCGACGCTGGCGGCTCTCATCGTCCCGGCGCCCTCCGCGCAGGGACCGCGCGCGCCGGGACGGGCGGCGACCTTCGCCGCCGGCTCGCTGCAGGACCTGCGGCAGTGGGACCCGATCGCCGAATCGATGCTGCGGAGCGGCGAGCTTCGCGTCCGGCAGGTTCGCGAGGATACGCAGCTGCCGGGGCGCCGCGTCGAGCGGGCCGACCAGTACTACCGCGGCGTCCGCGTGTTCGGCGCGGACATCAGCCGCCAGCTCGACCACCAGGGGGTCGTACTGTCGATGTTCGGGCACATCTACGGCGGGATCGACATCTCGTCGAACCCGGCAATCACGCCCGAGGCGGTCAAGGCGACGGTCACCGAGCTTGCCGGGCTCGAGCAGGCCGGCGACAACGAGCCGGAACTGGTCGTGCTGCCGATCGACGACGGCGACACCTTCCGGCTGGCGTGGCGGATGCGCGGCGTCACCGATCGCGTCGACATCGTGCAGTACTTCCTGGACGCGCAGAGCGGCGCGCTGCTGCGGCAGTACAGCGACCGGCAGACGCAGAGCGTCGTCGGGCGCGGCACCGGCGTGCTCGGCGACAGCAAGAAGATCAGCGTCAGCGGCGCCAGCGGGAACTTCACGGCGCGCGACCTGCTGAGGCCGCCGCTGGTCGAGACCGACGACATGAAAGGGGATCCGACGCGGACCCTGAACTATCTCGACGGCCGGCTGGCGCAGAACGCCACCGACGTCGCCGCCGACGCGGACAATACCTGGACCGACGGCGCGGTGACCGATGCCCACGTCTACGCCGGCTACACCTACGACTACTACTTCAAGCGATTCGGCCGGCGCGGGCTCGACAACAACAACATTCGGATCCGCAGCCTGGTCAATCCGGTGCGGCGCACGGCGCAGGACGTGTCGCAGTACTTCAACCTGTTCCCCGACTTCTTCGTGAATGCGTTCTACGCCGGCGGCGGGGTGATGGTGTACGGCGTCGGCCTGCCGCAAGGCTTCACGCTCGGCGGACAGACGTGGAATCACTTCTCCGGCGCCCTCGACATCGTCGCGCACGAGATCACGCACGGCGTGACCGACTTCACGTCGGACCTGATCTACCGCAATGAATCGGGCGCGCTCAACGAGGCGTTCTCGGACATCATCGGCACCAGCGTCGAGTTCTTCTTCCAGCCGGCAGGCAGCGGGGATCTGCGGGCGGACTACTTGTGCGGCGAAGACATCGCCAGGCCGGGCGGCCTGCGATCGATGGAGAACCCGCAACTGCACGGCGATCCCGATCACTATTCGCGCCGGTTCCTCGGCACGCAGGACAACGGCGGCGTTCACATCAATTCCGGCATCGCCAACCACGCGTTCTATCTCGCCGTCGAGGGCGGCACCAACCGCACGTCCGGACTCGGCGTGCAGGGCGTCGGCGCCGCGAACCGCGAGCAGATCGAACGCGTGTTCTACCGGGCCTTCACGCAGATGCTGCCGGCCAACGCGACGTTCTCGCTGGCCCGCGCCGCGACGATCCAGGCGGCGCGCGATCTGTTCGGCGCCAACAGCAACGCGGAGCGGGCAGTGACGCAGGCGTGGACCGCGGTGGGGGTCAATTGA